Proteins from a single region of Hermetia illucens chromosome 3, iHerIll2.2.curated.20191125, whole genome shotgun sequence:
- the LOC119653108 gene encoding uncharacterized protein LOC119653108, with translation MAAGHRHSIVTFISNKHNNKYNKMSLKSDAVIERIRARLGKVDPAKRELTNIYKCRITVGGKVVKTWIMDLKNVNLYEGDGGAECTLECDDQAFADMADKKLEPKQALEKGLLSVDGEMELAMKLLPYIASI, from the exons ATGGCCGCTGGTCATCGACATTCAATAGTGACTTTCATTTCCAACAAGCACAACAACAAATACAATAAAATGTCTCTCAAGTCAGATGCAGTTATTGAAAGGATTCGTGCTCGATTGGGTAAAGTTGACCCCGCCAAACGCGAATTAACCAACATCTATAAGTGCAGGATAACCGTAGGCGGAAAAGTGGTTAAAACATGGA ttatggatttgaaaaatgtaaatttgtACGAAGGAGATGGTGGTGCTGAATGTACTCTTGAATGTGATGATCAAGCATTTGCAGATATGGCCGACAAAAAATTGGAACCAAAGCAAGCACTAGAGAAAGGCCTACTCAGTGTTGATGGGGAAATGGAATTAGCCATGAAATTGCTTCCGTATATTGCTTCAATTTAA